The genomic segment CCAGGGCTCTGATCTAATATGTCAACTTATCTTTATCTCTGTAGGGTTTGTACTGCCCGTGCTGTGGTAAGTCAGGTAGGAAACTCTTACTATGTGTATTTCCTTACCTAGACAGTCGGGCTTAGATGTAGCATTCAAACTCCAGTGTGTCTCTCGCTGCTCTGCCGGTTGCACGGGCAATATTTAACCTTTTAGTGCCTCAGTCGCCTGGCAAAGGGGATTATTCCGGGCCACTGTCAAGCAGTGCCATGCCTGGAATAAAAGCCCAAGAGCTTCCAGGCCTGCAGACTCGCAAATGGACAGCACAGACTCccagtgttgttattttttttttaatgcaaaggctaaaaaaagttaaaatccaGTGAAGTTTCTTCTAATACTCAAATAACCTTCATTTGATTTGAGCGCGTGATTCGTTGAGCTGGCACGCGGGCTTTCTTATGAAATGTGTAAGAGGAATTGCAGTAGGAGGAGCTTCTTGAAACCAAAAAAGGGAAACCGTAAAGGACCTGAATTGGTAATTCCCCGCAAGCGCAAGAGCTAGCGCTAGACTAGAGCAGCCGTTATGGCCTGACCCCGTTCTTTCGTGGCTTGACTTGCTGTGACTCCTGCATCTTTTTTATCTTGTAGTGTGTTTCTAACTCGTAGCCACGCAGCTGATCCTCAGACACCGAGCCGCTTTAGGAGCGAGCGGTAGAGTTTGAAAGCTGGCTGGAAACCAGTAAGTTCAGGCGTAGAAAGTAcgcttgtgtgggtttttttaattacgattttcagattttcatcccGCAGTGCAGATAATAAAATTGCCGGCAGTTAATTTGCACATACTTTCACAAAGTATCTTCCTTCGtattgtctcctttacttatgtTAATATGCTATCTGATAATATTTTAATGAGAGAAATTTCAGAGTTGCGAAGGCTTTCTTTCGTATCTGTTGGCTTGGATAAAATACCCCTAGCTGATACCATAAGTACGCATCCTGGCATAGATGTATTTGTTGTTTTTGCACCAGAAACCCTAATGTTTTGCAGTATAAAGtgcactttttcttaaaaaaacccacctatatTCATGTCTGGTTAGTGTCTTATGTGATGAAAGTGATATTCTGCCAAACCTCCAAAGCAGAAACAAAGCTGAGGATATTGTTAATTCTTCATCGTATTAATTGGAACCTGAGATCTGCTTCCGCTCAGTCTATTTTAAGACAAAGTAGAGAAGAAAATGCCTCCCCGTAGGTAGGAATTAAACATAGGAAATGAAACTATACACTGCCCTTAAGTAAAACTCTGCTCCTTAAGTACATATTCAGGTTTTCTATTGCACCAGCTTCTTAAATCGCAAATGTTTACTTTGATTAAACAGGGAGTGCCTTGTCCTGTGCTGGGCTCACCTTGGGGGAGCAGAGTGGTGGTGATGGGGACGGATGAGCCGTTTGCACAGAAGGTGGGTGGAAAGACTGGGCGTTCGGCACTGGGAGAAACTGCCGAACTTGTTCGGGATGCCCTTTGTCCAAGGATGCTCTTCAGAAACTGCACTGAGTTGAGTTCTCGAGGTTTTTCTGACACACACTCGGCCCtgacaaagggaaaaacaagagTATTTGCTACTTCCTTGTCCCTCTCGGTTAGGCTGGCCAAATTCGTGAAggtttttctgtctctcctttaTGGTTAGGTGTTTCGTTCGGACTCCGTTATGCATGTTACAGCATCACTCAGCCTCTCGGGTCCTCCGTTCGTTAATTGTGGTGAAATAAACAGTTGTCTGTCTGGGTACCTCAGGTGTTGCCAATCTCATGCTTATCAGGATTCTTGGAGCTACGATTCTAAATCTGTTGGggcttctgtttttctcagtgtGTTCTTGCAGTGCCTTGTAAAACCAAACAATCTCGTGTGTCACAAAAAGGGCTGTGTAATAAAGAACCGTTAAACGTACTTTCAGCTTGCTATTGCTAGACTGGACTTTGTAACTGAGAATTTAAACCGATGTTTCAAAGTAAATAAAGAGTTTAACTCTGACTCCTGGTGTTCTTTAACAATTGGCGGAAGAAGTCATTTTTAAAGACGTCTTTTGTAGGGTGGTAATTATGTGTCGGTGATCACAGACTGGGCGGATAACGGCATATTTGGGTTTAGGCCATTCCCTAAGCACCTGCTGCTGGCGGAGACGAGCCCCTGGACTATGGGGatcccctgccctgtcctgcaggGCTGTTTTTCAGGATGGGAGCAGATGCCATCTCTGGGCTTGTTCTTTTAGACCTCAGCTGCATATCTTGGATGTTTGTGTCGTTTTATTCAGAAGAGCATTTGGAAGTTTTATCTTGCCGTCATCTATTATGGATGTGTGTTTCTTTTATCTGTTACGTTCTTTCTTTGTACCTTGAGGTAAATTTTCCAGCCCTCGCCTAGACCACATCGCCTCGGGGAGCAATGGACACCCTTCTTGAACAAAGTGCTGCACTGAAATATTCATGCAGAATTTGTTCGACGTTACTGGTATGAAGAATGTGTCCTTCTCCTGATCCGATGAAGGTTTTTCAAAGTGTGCAGCAGTGCCGTGAGTTCTTGAGAGCCCAGATACAGAGGAGCTGGCAACCACAGCTTGCCCCACTGACTTCTTCGGTTTCCCCTTTAGCTCGAGTTTTGTAGCCGAGTCGAGCAAAGTCTGTGTTTCCCGGTGAACCCTGGATCTTTTCAGTCGTTTCCAGATCTGTCAGTTAATAAAGTATTTGTGCTTTACATGCCCTTTACTGTTCTCACAGGGCTTTGAATGGCAGCAGCAGTTCTCCCACTGTCCAGAGACAGAGCTGACCCAGGCGggtttcagcagcaaagcctcgTGTGATGCAGCTGGTGACCCACTGGCAGCAGAAGTTGCTGCGATTCTGAAGCCGGCTTTGATCTGCAGGTGGCAAATCCCTCGCTGGCTTCCTCAGCCACTTGGGAATGCGCTGTAAAGCATTTTCTAGCCGGATTTCTTCTGCCACGCTCTTCTTCTGGAGGCAGAGCTCCCTCGAGGACGGTGGGAAGATGAGCAGCGTGGCTGGAAGCTGCTGGGGTGCGTCGAACTCGAGCGCCGTTGTGTGCTGCTTTCCTCCTTAACCCTGGGGCTCTCCCCGTCTCCCCCAAGAGCATCTTCTTGCCGTGCCGGGCTGTTTCATCGCTGTcggctgctggaggctgggatGCAACCCAGCTTTGGCTGAGGACATGCAGAAGTCCTGTGTTGGCCAGTTTCAGGCTGTTCCTGCTGCCACTGGTCCTGACTGGGAGCAAACTGGGGCAGCGGAGAGGGCTGATGCCACCAGATGGTGCTGCCATACAGCCAGAGCGGGACAACCTGAAGGTACAACACTTCCAACGGCTTCAGCTTGGTCCTGGTGGCTTCTTGTGGTCTTCGGAGGCTTCTTGTGGTCCTCCTGCCTTTCGCCACCCTGACGCTGcggagctgggaggagaggaggcgTCACAGCATCAGGTCCCTGCGTCACGAGCCGCAACGGCACCGAGGATGTTGGCAGTTCAGCGTTTACTCCTCACCAGCCGCTCTGTGGAGCAGGCTGGGTGTCGTATTTATCAACCCGAGGCACGGCTTCGCTAAGACCAAGGGCTGAAGCCTGGTGAAGCCCAGAGCCAGCCCAGCATTCCGAGGTGGGAAGGGGCTCGGGGAGGTCCTAACCCAAAAGCCATGTCCCGGTCCCAGTGGTTTGTGACTGGAGggggaaacagaaaggaaaactttatGGTTCTTTTTGAATCtccactttttctgtctttttttggtgTCCTAGCTCTGGGAACGTTTTTTCCCCTGAGCTGCCGTGGCAATCTCATGGAGTTCTCCGGCCCTTTTGTCGAAGTTGGAGCACTGCGTTGTTCTGCTTTGATTCCCCCCGTTGGTAGCCGGCGATGGGCACGGGGAGGTTTGAGATCGTCCTCAGAGGGGAGCCAGGAGGTGTGGTCCCCGGAGAGGACACAGGCTGTCCCGTGAGCCAACCCCTGATGAAATCACTCTCGTTTTAATTCGCTTTTATAAGGTGATAAGCTTTTCCTGCCAGGCGGCGTTTCCAGAGTGATGTCATGCTGTTGGGTAAGCCGTGTGTCGATGAGGTCGTTTTGCAACCAGAACTCTCCGGAGGGAGAGATCGCAGCTTTTCGGTGGTGGGGAAGCTCGTCGCAGAGCATCCCCCTTGGGTTTCTTGGCTGCAGATCCCGAGAGCAGGGGAGGAGACCTCTGGTGGGCTGGCTCCTCGTACATCTTACTCTTAATTCTTTCTTGTAACAGCCTGCTCTGTTccccctcttctcttcctccccgaGCCCTCCAAACCCTCCGTAAACGAGGTGGGATTTTTGGGCAGCGTCCATCTGGCAGGCCGTTCGCCCTCCCCGTTTTCCCGGCTTGCAAATCAAAGCTGAGCTCAAGCGAAGGTGCTGGAGAGCCCACCCTTTTCCAGCCCCTGCCCAAGGGCTCCCCAGAGCTTCAATCGCAAACTCACAGCTGCGGATCTGGTGCAGGGGAATGGCTGGAATTTCCTGCCCGCTCGGAGCAGGCAGGTCCCAGGTCAGGGTTTGCTGCCTGTCGCGCCCCGAGTCCATCCACCTGGGGATGGACAGGCTCCCGGAGCAGCGCAGAATTCCTGGTATGAGCTTCCCGTGCCAGGGATGATGCTCTGGCTGAGTATTTCCCCGTTTGAGGGCTCCTCGCCGCAGCATTTCAACcggccttttctttccctgccacTTGCAGGTACCTCATTCCCTGGCTCCGGCCTTCCAGCAGATACGGATGGATATTCACCACCTCCCTCTGCTACGGGCTGGGGGTCTCTTGGCTGGTTCCCAGACAGCACCGTGGCTCAGGCCTGggggaaaagctcttttttttttgctgctccttGCCAGCTGCTTCCCGCTGCCGTGGATGCTCCGGTGCGGGAGTCGCGTGCTCTGTGTACACAGCCCTTCCCTGAGTCACGCTCCGGTGACTAATTCCCTCCTGATGGGCACATGGAGCCCGGTCCATGCCCAGGTtcacaaataaatgcatttgtttctGTTGGAGGTTAGGCTGGCACCAACCTCACCTGGTTCTTCAGCAGCTTTCCTTCTCTTGGGTCACCCAAAACTGTGCCTTGCGCTTAAAAAACCATCCAGACTCTTAAAATCCTACCGTTTGAAGGAGCTTTTGGGTTGTTCTTCCCTTGTAGCATCTTTTAGGCTTTCCTTGGTAGAAGCGATGCTGCTCTGGGGTGTGCCTGGGTTGGATTTGATTTCCTTCATCTATTTCCCCCGCCCTGCTCTGTGTCGGAAAGCTTTTTGGAGGAAGGATTTGGAGCTGGTCCGGGTCCCTCCGGGACAGGTCCCTGCTTGGAGCCGCAGCCACTGCCTCGTGCTTCGCTTCTGGGCCCAGCACCGCCATCCCAAGGGAGCAGGATGCTCCCAAAGCCCCGGCCTGGGGGAACCTGCTGGCTCTACGCTAAAAAACAGAGGCGGAGGGCAGTTTCGGCATGTCGCAGGGGCGAGAAGTGTCCCCCTTTGAACAGAAAGAGCCTCACGCCacggaaaagctgctttttaaatgctgtttctcaACAACCATCACTCCGACCTTGCCCGGGCTGAGCTTGCTGCCTGCTCCTGGTGCAGGGGATGCTCTTGAGGCGTTCCACCAGATTTATGTCCGCCGAAGGGGAAATACCCTTGCAAGCTGGAAAGCATCCCAGCGCGGGGACAGACCTTCGCTGTAAATCCGTTGCTTTGGTTTTTGGGACTCCGTTCCAGGGAAGATGCTCATCGCAAGCAGAGAACTTCCTCACGCCAAAAGCGCCACGGTAAGGAAGGTGGTCAGTGAGGACGTCTCCAAtccaaaaatagaaaatagagacCTCGATGGAGCAATATCCTGCACTGCCCGGGCCCAGGGGACTGGGAATTCCAGTTAATCATCGACCACGGATGCAGTCAAGGCAGAAACGTCTTTGTCCAAGTGGAGCAGAAGTCTCATTTTTGGCAGATGCTGTAAACTTTgcagcaaagaggggaaaaaaaaaaaacatgattcCCGCTGCGACGGGGCAAAAGCTGTGTTTCGCTCACCTGACCCatcctgtttgttttttatttagaaacatcTAAAGGTCAAGACAGCTCCCACTCTGCCAGTTCATGGTGACAGCAGCCAGCGTTGGGAAAACATGGGACGTGGCTTCCCAAACATCCCGGGCTGGCAGCGGAGGGAGAGccctcctctcccatccctcTCTGCCCATTTCCAGAcctggaatgggatgggatggagcaaACCTTGTCCATGATGTGACCGATGGGCCACTTCGGAGCCCGGCTGGGTTCCTCCTCTCCGCCAAGGGTTTTCTGACTCCTGGAAGTGCTGAAGCTGCCTCCAGCCACCAACTTCCCTAGAGACCAAGCCCTGGGAGCTGCTCGGAGCTTCACGTGGCGGCGGCAGATATGGGAAGCCATGCTGCTCTTCCCTTCTTGGCCCTTGGCTGAAAAACACACTGTGGGAAAGTATTACCTGCCTCGCTGGCAGTACTTTGCAGAAATATCCCCCCTCCGGCACCCGACTTGCTCAACCCCCATGGTTTCGGGGAGCAGGGCAGGTCCCATGGGTCGGGGGGAGCAACCCCACTCCGAGGCCGATGCCTCATGGCGGGATGCTCCGGATGATGGGATGCTGTTACCTCGCTCCGTCGGTCCCGGGGCTGATGCGCGCTCGCTCTCGGGGGGCTCTGGCATTGGCCGGAGGCTCTCGGCACGTTTCAGGAGCCACTTGCTCAACAGCCGCAAGGAACCGAGAGAGCTGGTATCTGGAGGGCAGCACTTCCCCTCCTGCTGCTTGCGATAACGCGTGCCACAGAAACAGCTGAGGTTTCTGCAAGCGCCCGCAGGGAAGTTTCGCACTTTTTGGGGAACAGAGGTCCCACGGAGCCCCCTCATCTCTGCTCGCCCCCATCAGCCCCGCCATGGGCTgggccggggggagcggagcggggacgTCCCCTCGGGCACAGTGGCATCGAGCTGGGGGACAATTGCACTCGAGGAGGCGCGAAGCCCCGGTCGTGTGTGGTGGGTTTGGGGCTGGTACCGCACCCCTTTGCGGCACCGGGAACGTCCCTGGCCCCGCTCCGAGCCCTGCTCCAGCTGGTTCAAGTTCAAGGCTGTGGGCAGCTTGTGTTTCAAGGGGAAGTGACTAATGTCCACgttccccttctcctttcttctggtGCTTAGTCTCAGCATTTGCAACGTGGCTTCTTTCTCCGGTGCTGGCTCAGCTGGGAGCCGCGGGTGGCTCTGGGGACGGCAGCGAGCATCCGCCATGTCCCCCAGCTGCTGGCCATCTCCTGTCTGGAGATGGAGAGAAGGTGAAAAGAATATTTACATCTTTCCAGGCTCAGCCGTGCGCGCTCTGAGCTTTCACCTGGCTTTCTAGCAGCCTTTCCAGCTGCTGGCCCCCGTGCAGAGGAGTGATGGCACCAGGGCATTGGCTCCTCCTCACCCTCAGCCCTTCTCTTGGCCCGTCCGAGGTCTGGGAGTCCCTGACCACCAGCAACCCCGTGGCCAAGCGCTCCTATAAATGGCCGCTCCAGATCCGTGCTGGGTCGGCGGGAGCTGTGCTGCGGCTGCACCTTGGCGAGGGATGCTCGCAGTAACTGGAGAGGAACCTGCATCCCGCTGGGAAGAGGTGTTGGAGAAACACGACCTTCCCGTGCAGCTCACGGCCCAGCCAGGACCGGAGGGAACGCGGGACGCTGTTTGCGCGCGGGGCTGAAGCTGCGCAATCACATCTTGCAGGCTGGGGAGGACACGCCGGGACATTTCATAACGGGTCACTCGGCATCCGCGGCCGCTGCTCTTAAAACACAAGTTTTATGGCTGGTGCTGGACTGTAAATCTCCGACTTCCACGGCTGGCgccttttggggggaaaacatcCGTCTTCGGCAAACTTTGATGGTCTCCAAGCATGAGCCACCGTGCGTCACTCGTGGATGGGGCTCACACCACGCAACGCGCCCACGGTTAGAAAATGCATTGCAAAAGCAGAACTTCGGCATTTAGGGTTTTGCCGGGTCTTGCTCAAGGGCCGGGCAATGTGATCGCTGCGGGGTCGGGGCCTCTTCCTGCACCCGGACGCGCTGCGAGGCTCCGATTTGGCTTTGGACGAGCGCGTTGGGCACCGCGCAGATGGcggagggggctggtggcccggctggtggctgctggggacccggagctgctggggacgGAGGGGGTGGCGTGGCGGCTCTGCCCCAGCGTGatacccccaggtctgtggtccTGCTGGAGTGACGCTCCCTCTCTTCCTTGAACTGGGGGGGTGAAGGTTGTTGTCACCCAGCTGATAAAATCCCCAGGGGAGGGGATCACAGAGGGGCTTGGTGCTCCTGGGAATTCCCTAAGGATCCCACAGCTCCGGCTGGAACACAAGCACCCGATGAGGAGCCAGCGCCCGGACCCCCTCCATGCGGGAAGATGCTCGTCCCAGCACGTTCCCTGCCCGGCTGCCGGAGGGACGGGTGCCGTGCCACCCGCGGCAGCAGCGGGACGGTGCCCAGCTCCCCGTGGGACACAGCATCGAGAGAAACCTTGCCCCGAGGTTTCCCCGTGAGCCGCCCGGGGGGTTCTTTCCACGCTGGAGGCTGCGGGCAGAGAAAGGCAGCGTGAAACGGCGCGAGGTCTctgggctcctcctgccccatcctcaTCCATCCCTCTGCCAGGACGGatccagggcagggcagaggagccaGAGCTGGGGCAAATCCCCTCCACGTGATGCTGCTGGTGCTGACAAACTTCTCCTTTCACGTGTTTTAGGGTGAAACGTTTGGTCTCGGTCTCGCCTCAGGCAACCCCTCGAGAAACTGGGTGAGAAAGGCAGGAGTAAGGCTGGAGCCGGCTCCCGAGGAGGAGCAGGCGATAAACAGCCGTAAATCATGGGATTACTGTAAACATGTTCATCCCGTGGCAGGAGCACAGTTAAAGACCAGGCGCTTGGCTCGACTTCAGGACATTTGGGATCAGCCTTGCCTGCCCTGGCGCCGGGGGGGACCTGCCCATTGCCTCGTCCGACCTGGAGTTTCTCATCCCTCTGCTCCTCTTTTTGGTGGAAGCATCCCTTAGAGAAGGCGAGGGACGGGTGGTTCCACCCCAGCCTCGGTGGCCGGTTCCCACCGAGGgttttctcctccccagcccgTGGGCAGCCCCGCTCTGGGCACGTGGCCCCGCTGGATGCGTGCCACCCCGGCGTGCCCGGCTCCGTCCCGACTGCCATCGGGCTGCCCGGGGATGACGTAAGCCCTGGCCGCGGTTGCTTCAGGAGGGACCGGACACGGGCTTGCACAGAGGAGCCGCTGCCGCAAGCCGGGCTGTGGTGTCATCAACCGGTTTGGTAGGACAAGGTCCAACGCTGATCCGCTCCTTCCCGCATGTACCGGCATGAGCCGGGCTGCCCGgccgctgcctccctgctccgCCGCTGCTTCCCTGGATTTAGGGAAGGGGCTGGATGCCCGGCTCAGCCGATATTGGGGACCCCGCGTGCCAGCGGGGACTGGCGTGAGGTGAAGGACGGAGAAGGCAGCCGAGGATGCAGGGATGGATGAGCCGCACCACGGTGCCACCCGCAGCACTCATGGTCCCGCACAtcaccctctcctccctccgTCACCCCCTGCCACCCGCTCTGCCACCTCCCAGGCCAGCGGACGGTGCCCGCGGCCGCTTGTCCCTCGCCAAGAGGGTGAGGGGCATCCCCCCGGCCACGGATCTACAGGGAAAACGGGAGGTGGAAGGGAAACCTTTGTGTCTGAGAAACAGGACTATATATTTTTCGTGTCCACAGCTGCAAGCCAGCTTGCAAATCACCCGATTCCAGCACTGTCGGAGCTCCTGACAGTGAAATCCCAGGCGGAGAGGAGAAATTCCTGCTGGGTGTTTACTCCGGCGTCACCctgggacggggaggggggacggAGGGCGGGCAAAGTTCGGCTCCTATAAAGTCAGGTCTTGTCCACTTCATTCATTCCCCTGGCAGCATCGCCGGGAGCTGCACGTCCCGCCTTTGCGCAAGAGGTTTTGCAGATAAATCCCCCCCCCGGGGAGCACCGGCCGCCTGCGCCATGCCGAGGGCGCTGCGGGATGTCGGGGCTGCCCTCAcctgcctccagctcctgctgcttctccccggCGCGGAGACGAGGCCACACGCgtgggacggggacaggctcCAGCTGGAAGCCATCAAAAAAGGGATCCTGGAGCGGCTGGGGATGTCCGCTCCCCCCGCGGTCCAGCAGCATCTGGACCAGGAGAGCATCCGGAGAGCGCAGCGGCTCTACCAGCACAAAGTGGCCGAGCTGACGGGGAACCGGAGCCGGGAAGAGGAGGGAGACGTGCCCAGGACCAGGCGCCTGCATCGCCTGACCCCCACACGTAAGTGGCCGCGGCTCCGCGTGCGTCCCGCCACCCTCATCCCCCTGGGACATGTGTGTCCCCTGCCGTGTCCCTGCTCGGGCATGTCAGCCCGGCTGCCGCGGCGTGTGTCGGGACATGACCGGGCATGAACTGCGGCGGCCACGGTCATCCTTATCCCAGCTGCTTCCCTTGCCCCGGTGGTGGGGGGGAGCCACCTTTTTGAGCCGTTTCGcttcaaaccacaaaaaaatagtAAACGTGGGATGAAAGCTCtccccagcagcggtggcagcCGTGGGTGCTCACAGCGGGGTTCGAGCCGGCTCGGGGGCGAgcggaggggaggcagggaggtgccatccctccagccccagcttgAGCCCCAGTTTGGGGGTTTACCTGGATTTGGGGAGATTTAGGGAAATACTCAACTCCTGCTGAGTGTtgggctgggggaggacagcGGGGTGGGGGGTCACCCCCATGGGTCCCGGGGCACCTGCTCCGGCATGAGGTGCTGCCCCTCGGCAAGACCCTCAGGTGGGTCCCGAGTGATCCGGGGCTGAGGATGGAGCCAGATCTCCCCAGCCTCGGCATCCCTCGGGATCTGGGTGATTCCCGGTTTGGCCGCCTGGCAGGAGCTGGTCACACGCCGTGGCTGGCGGCGGGGATTGCCGGCTCTTACATCAGTcgtcctccctgtccccacagtgcTGCGCCAGCTGGACATCCCTCCAGGACACCAGGACCTCCAGGGAGACCAGGACCCTCAGGGAGGACACCAGGACCCTCAGGGAGACCGGGACCCCCGTGGTCCCTACCGCTACCATCTCCTCCTCTCCCGCACCGAGGATTTCCACCGGCAGCTCCGGGTGGTGCAGGCGGAGCTGAAGCTCTTCAAGCAGTCGCTGGCGTCCCCCGGCATGACCCCACTCAACGCCTCGGAGCCCCCCCAGGTCAGCATCTACATGCTGGGGGGGGCTCATGGGACCCCCCGGCTCCTGCGTAGCCAAGAACTGGACCTTGCTGCCCCGAGCCTGGACCTCACGGCAGCCGTCCAGCCCTGGGCCACGGGTCCCGAGGACACTCTGCGCCTGGAGCTGGCCTTCACAGCCGACGTCCCGGCCTTGATGGCCACCCCAGGGGGCGAGACGCTGGTGCTGGAGGTGGAAACCCACGAGACCGCGAGGCGGGGGGCCAGGAGAGcgcgggggctggaggaggagtgCGGGAAGAGCGACGGGAAATGTTGCCTCAAGTCGCTCAAGGTCTCCTTCCAGGACATCGGCTGGTCGGACTGGGTCATCGCCCCCAACAGCTACTACATGAGGTTCTGCGAAGGTTCCTGTCCCCACAACTACAAGCCGGCCAGCATGCACGCCCAGATCAAAGCCCGCATGCACTCCCTCTCCAAAGCCACCCCGCCGCCCTGCTGCGTCCCCGCCGGCTACGACCCCATGGTGCTGATGCACTACGACGGCGAGGGCAGGCTGGTCTCCACCCTCTTCGAGGACATGCTGGTCACCAGGTGCCACTGTGCCTGATGGCGTCGCCTCCAGCTCAGACCACCCGAACAGGTGCTTCCCGGCAGCTCCAGCATCCCAAAAACCAGCCCCCGTGCCACGAAACGCCTCAGGACCGGCCCCAACTCCACTGCCTGACCCAGCCCCGAGGTCTCCAGTTGTGAACCCCCCCTCCACAGGCCACCATAACTtattccctccctctcttcccttatttAAAACCATATTTTATTTGGTAGGTGGATCCTCCCCACCCGGGAGAGCCCGAACGGGCCGGGGTGGGTCTGTGCCCGCGGCCCACTCCACGTCCGTCTGAGCATCATCTCTTCCCTGCTTAGAGATGTATTTATACAACTTTCTTATTTATTGCTAACTTATTGTATTTTATAGCAAAGTACCTTTTCGGGAAAGGGGTTCTTTTGGggtatttgtattttatatatttctataaaacagaaataatgtaaTAATGTAAATCAATAAAGCGATGGGAACAGGGGTGCTGGCTGCTCCTCCTGCGTGACCCGCCGGGGGGGGTCTCTGACCAAAGCCTCCCAATGGGTCGCTGTTGGCCGGGGGGTCCCGCAGCCCGGACCCTCAGCTCCCCCGCTCCGCAGGCTGGGAGCCGGTTCCATATGGATTTGCCGGTAAATCCTTATGGCGGGGCCGGCCCCATCCCCACCCTGCCAGCGGCTGCCGGGGCGCGTGAGTAACGCCTGGGCGATGCTCCCAGAGACCTTTGGGTTGTTTGCGTCCTTGAGGTGGGTGCTGGGCGCAGCCTTGACCCCCCGGGAGGGACGTCCAGCTGGGATGCGGCCTTTGCCCCATTTCCAGGTATCTCTGGCTGTGGGACCCCGCAGACAccaaggggtggggggaatccCGGCTCCCCCGGGGCTCTGCCACCGCGGAGGTTGGTGGCACACCCCGTGTCCCCAAGGGACTCGCCACAGATGGATGGGGTGGCTCTGCTGGTCACGGCTCCTCTCTGTcctgtcccctcttccagcacgtcccaggggtgtcctgggCTGCCTGGCCCTTTGGCAGCTCCCGGTGGGGACCTGGGCTTGAGGAACGTGGGATATGGGGACCTCTGGTCTGGGGACATGGGCTTTGGAGACCAGGACTTGAGGGACATGAGATATGGGGACCTCCACTCTGGGGATGGGGTCTTTGGGGACCAGGGCTTCAGGGACACAAGCTGAGGGGACCTCCAATCTAGGGATGGGGCCTTTGGGGACCAGCGCCTCGAAGGACATGGGATACGGGGACCTCCACTTTGTGGATGGGGGCTTTGAGGACTGGGTCTTCGTGGACACAAGCTATGGGGACATTAGCTCCGTGGACATGGACTTAAGGGACCTCGGCTGCAGCGACCTCTGCTCTGGGGACCTGGGGCAAAGTGACACGACCTCTGCT from the Rissa tridactyla isolate bRisTri1 chromosome 22, bRisTri1.patW.cur.20221130, whole genome shotgun sequence genome contains:
- the GDF15 gene encoding growth/differentiation factor 15, translated to MPRALRDVGAALTCLQLLLLLPGAETRPHAWDGDRLQLEAIKKGILERLGMSAPPAVQQHLDQESIRRAQRLYQHKVAELTGNRSREEEGDVPRTRRLHRLTPTLLRQLDIPPGHQDLQGDQDPQGGHQDPQGDRDPRGPYRYHLLLSRTEDFHRQLRVVQAELKLFKQSLASPGMTPLNASEPPQVSIYMLGGAHGTPRLLRSQELDLAAPSLDLTAAVQPWATGPEDTLRLELAFTADVPALMATPGGETLVLEVETHETARRGARRARGLEEECGKSDGKCCLKSLKVSFQDIGWSDWVIAPNSYYMRFCEGSCPHNYKPASMHAQIKARMHSLSKATPPPCCVPAGYDPMVLMHYDGEGRLVSTLFEDMLVTRCHCA